TGATGATTGGAGGTGAGCCTAGTCAGTCTAATTCAAACGTCATCACATTTTTTTCTACTTATTTATTTCCGCATGTGCCGTTAGCTTACgcttcaccaattctaacagggaTAAATTATATTATGTCGGTCATCACCAAATGAGCACGTGCAACATGATAACTTGCTACGCATGCAGTTAAGGGGCTGAGCATGCACATGGCTCCATGCGTAGTAGCCACATCTTGTGCATGGAAACGGGCAAACTGCAGTTTTGCAGATGAAGGTGATGTTCTGGAAGTTATGTTTTCGGTGGATCTGTTGGGCGTTTGTCTCTGTAGACTGAATAAGGGGTTAGTAAATGTGTAGTAACTAAAGCATTTTTTTTCTTGCCTTGACACGATTATTATGTTAATAATGGGCTCCATTCTGACAGCACATCAAGATATGATTCAGCTGTCTCAGGCTCCAACTAAAGCTCATTGAAAGGTGAGATGACCTGCCGCTTATTAGTCAACAGTCAGAGCACTGAGGTATATTGATCCTCGGCGAATTTCAGTGGGCAGATCCCTGTGTACATTAGGCTCTTGGCACCCTCTGTAACTTCATTAAAGCTTGATCTAAATGGAGGGCCATATACATTGAGTAACTGATCTTACATGCTGTGTTATCGTTGACTTCAGCACCTCAGTGCTGGTTTCTTAGCCCTTTCTTTGATCTCACTTACTACTTGCATTGAAATTTTTTGGCCATCATGCAGCCAGCTAGCTGGTGAAACCAACTCTTCACCACTAAGCAGTTTGAATTGAAACGTCTGAAGAGCATTGAGCTCTCACTCATGTTGAGAATGCAGGTTTCGTGCATGCCCTCTCTCTGAAAGCTGTTCGGATATACCAATACAACTTCAAGTGCTTCTGAAGAGCATAAAGGCAGAGGTGATAGATGGGGCTTTCTTTAACCTCATTATAGGATACAACATAGTGGCTACTCAGATATTCTGTTTTGTGTCCTTTTCTTCAAGAAGAAACATAGTTCTCTGAGGGGGTTGTTTATGTGCAGTTGGCTGGGAGCCTGCAAAAGTTGGGCTGACTAGAAAGTTTATGAAAACTGAGATTACAAGCAGGAACCGCTACATTTGGTTGTTCCGCATCTATGTATAGATTTTCCATGCGAGGTACTGAATTGatctcttggattttttttattgtgaaattatttatttttgtCATATTACAATTGATTATAATTACTCAATTAGGGTTCTGTGGTACTAGGAACCCGAACAATGGATATGCTGACACTTTTTTTTTGTCTCCTCTCAATAAGTTTAAGTGAATGAAAAAAATAATTCTCTTCACTTTGTGGACTTAGGATGTTTTCTCGAACATATGCAATGAAACATCTGTAAGTGGCGCCAGCATATCACACGATAAATTATTAATGGTGTAGATCTATCTTCTTGTAATATCTATTATAAGTGTAGAACCATGATATATTTCGACACCGAAAGCATGGagctaatcaacataacaagataCATTTGATGTTTAATTTACTTGTGGCTGTAAGTACACAGATACAACTATAAATTAACCTCATGATTTGGCCTTTCTCTAACCATATCTTAACCACAAATTATTCACCATGTAGTAAGCAATAATAATTGTAATAATCAAATAATaatatgcaataaaataaatcatCGGTATAGGCAGCTCCTGTAGGGTGGGGTCCAGTAATCCGGGCCGTTGCTATCCCTATACACCTGAGGCGTGCATGAGACTGGTACCAAGCACAGCCCTCGACTCCTTAGGTCAGCCTCAGCCTCAGCCTTCTCTTTCCTTTCCAACCCTCCCCATGGGTTGTAATCCTGAGAAAAAGAAGGAAATAACATGATGTTATATGCATGAAAATATTGCGATGGCCAGGTGTATGTCTTAACAACTGTAATAGGTTCCGCTAAAAACCGCGGAAAAGTTTGATAGCTACTGATCTCAGTTATCTGATCAGTGTGAGAACAAAGAACAAAACACTGGCTTGAAAGATTGAAttcaccaactcttggggttagtTATTTCATAGATgtgtagtttttgttttgttttgcttcttACTTGATAGAACCGGTCATGCTTGTGGTTTCTAATGAAGCTTTACGACTATCATTTTTGCAAGGACGCCTAGATTCAAAAGAAGTTCCGTATATATAGGTTTGTGGTTTTACCTTGCTACTGCTTGACTTCATGTAAGGATCACTGAGCAGCTGCATGAGAAAGACAAGAAAATATCGAGTCAAATTGAAACCAAACAAAAGTGGGTTCCCAGATAGATATGCGAAAAGTTTTCCATGTCGTATATCATGAACTGATAGAGCCAAACTGCAAAAGGAGGTAGCAACGGGGCCATGACCATGCATTCCATTACACAAAAGCAGGAGCACTAGTGACATTCATGCTGTACAAAATACGAACAAAGGAAGGCTACCATGGGGTCCTCCAAGAGGGGGGCATGAATGAATTGATTAGCCATAGGACTACGGTGCGACACGTGTCCACCGATAATTGGTTGCTTTTCATGATCATTCCCCTCTAACTAATCTTAAGGAGTGGCTTTCCCCCAGAAATATTAGGGCCTTTTGCAAAACATCTTTTTGACAAATCAATAATTGCAGTGATTATGTTGCTCGAGTCAAAAAGATCGTAGAAAGCTCTCAATTATCAAAATATGTTAAGGAGAGAAAACTCCCTTATCCTTTTTCTGATCATGTTGATTGAATAGTCCTTTAACAGCATATGCATTATACATAATAAAAAAGGCAAACATACTTATTCCGTTAATCCTAGTTTGCTCAAGGCTTATCCAAACTATTTTTGAAATAACTGAATGTCCAGCTAACTTTCTTAACTTAATATGGAAGATATACACTTTCTAACATTAGAAAGGCTTACAAGATCAAAAATACTGTAGAACTCTACTTACCAAGTAAAAAAAGTTAGTTTTAAACATAAATTAATATAAATCAATCCGCATATATGGAGAATAAATAATTAATCGGCTAGAGGGAAGAAAATGTTTAGTAAGCTAAGTTACCTGCACTTGTTCATGCAACCACTTGATATAATTTATCGCCTCATATAGAACTGATGCTGTATCAGTCTGCATCATGTAGAAGAGGAACAGTGTCAGTATTCCCTTATTATTTCTTATACCTTTGTTATCATTGCATTGTAAATAATGTTAAAAAACAACAACAATCGAACACATATGTAGGTTTGAACTTACCTTCCCAAATGGCGAAACTATCTGTTGAAGTGCCGTTATCTTGTCTCCTAGCTTTACTTTTGGCACTTGCGCCTGGTAAACAGAAGCTGATTAATTGATTAAGGAATGCTACTATCGTGCACataccaaggttcgtgcacaggaGAACTATCTCCGGCAGCATAGATTGGTTTGAGGAAATTGGTATCTTAAACAAAAAATCGTTATCTTAAGTTAGATGTTGTTCAGCTTCATGCGCCGGCTAACGCAATGATGAAAATGGCTAGCCAATCCAGAGATATACTTCAAGAGATGCAACATTCCCATGCATGGTGTTTGAAACATGCATATGTTATGGTTTGAGTAGTTCATGGGTTCGTATTTCCGAAATAAGTGCTTAGAGAATTAATGTAGTAACTATTTGtgagagagaaaaaaaaggttgagctaatcgttgatggttttcatgtaaataaaataaaataaaaataattgaTGGTTTTGGTAAATTTATGTTTCAATAGTTCACTATATCGCTCCAAGCAGGATTTATAATTTGCAAGCAAACATATAATTGGTCGAGACTCGGGAGGTAATTTAGCATATCGAATCATCCATTGATGTTAGAAGAAGCACACGATGCATGCATGGCTCGTTGATCGATCGATGAACATGTATGAATGCATGCAAGTGCAATTGTGCAAGCAACAATAGCATACTTTGAGAGACGACGAGGTGGGCGATGAGGCTTCGTGCTTGGATTTCTTCGCATTCCCCTCCGACGACCCCTTCTCCTCCTCCGatctcttcttcttcccctcgcTCGATGCCGCCTTGCCGCTGCCACTGTTCGTCTTCGCCTACGCACACAGTATGTACTACATCATCGGTTGATCAGCGTGAGCATGCAGAGCTTATTCTTTTACACGTACCGGCGACGAGATATCCTGCACTTGCTTCTTATTACTGTACTCCGCCGACGACGCCCTCGCCGGCGATGCTGACGGCGCGGGCTTTCCCATCGCCCCGCCGAAGGATATCAGGTCCGACAGGCTCCTAGCGTCGCCACCATTATTGTTGCTTCCCCACTGCACCTCCAAGGcggcgtcaccgccaccgccaccgtacaTTCTGTTGCTGAGCCCTAGCATGGAGCTGTACCCTAGCCCTATGGGCCTTGTGAAGTCTTGGCTGCTGGTGCTGCTGCTCCGGGCCGCTTCCTGCAGCATCGCGGCATGGCCGCCCATCTCGTGCTTGACGTTGCCGCTAGAGTCCAGAAATAGGGCCTTGGCGCCGCCGTGGCCCATGTCGGCGGCGTCATCGCATTGGCCCACGCGCCCTTGGAGGTGGCTGCCGTCGGTGTGGCACGGGTTGGGTGGCGCGATGGACCAGTTGCTCACCAGGTCCGAGAGGTTCGCCGTGAGCCGCTCTGGCGCGCCGTGGTGGTGAGCGAGCGCATTGACGTAGCCAGCTCCGGCTAGGTGCTTCTCCATATTGGCCGCGTTGAACTGGTGGACGTCCGGCCATGGGCCGCCACCACCATGGCTGCCACTGTACTCCATCTTCTTAAGGTAGTCACAGGCTGGCGGCTCAGCGAAGAGCTCTGGGGCAAGCGTCCTCGAGTTGAGCAGATCGAGAAAGTTCTCGCTGTCGTCGTGGGCGTCATGCACCGCCTGCATGCTCCTCCCGACCTCGCCGCCGGCGCCCCTGAGTTACGTTCCAAGAGAGAAGCAATTAAAAGGTGAACTAAAAGATCGACGACCTGCACTAATCCTGCTTCACGGCAATTAAATTAGTTTATGCAATTTAGCTAGTCCTGCCTAGTATTTGTCATCTATCATTAGGCAATCAATTAAAGTGTGGAAAGCCTCTTTGAGACGAAGAGAATGTAAAGAAGGGATCGTCTTTGGGAAATGGACTAAAGTACTGGCAGTAAGCAAGGAGACACTGATGCTTTGATATGGTTCCACTTTTTGGCTAGCCGTACCAAACAAACAaatctttagagcatctccagtcgcgtcccccaaaccgtcccccaaagggatttggggcgcgccggacaaaaaaagagttccagccgcgtcccccaaagcccatttttgtccggcgcggcccgatacggtgtccggcgccccgagcccgtccccgtcccacaggggacgctccggggacgccggacacaacgaaatgagaggcgaggaggcgcggggccgacgcgtcagcggcacagttaattttaacctaaccgtcgcctacctcgcgacggaagttattcgcgcgcagcggcatctttgccttaatggcgacggaggggcaggcgagacgtctcgtcggtgctgcgcagcctccacgcgtcgccggcgttcgcacgccaccgcccgttcccgcgcgatcttcccgcctcttctcgtctgttcccgcgctttcttcccgacgccggcgtctataaaaggtctcccggctcatcaatggaagccaccacaccccgccggcaacaaacacagccctcgtcgctccacagccgtctcctccatcaccagtggcaatggcgaaccgccccggcgatggccacttccctccaccgccgtctcctccattgACGAGCCGGCAGCGGCGTGCGGCACTCGAGGAGGCACTCGAGGAGGAGGCCCGCCAGCGGCGTGAGGCGCAGCAGGCGGCGGAACTAGCGGCGTTCTCCGCCCCTGCCTCCGCAGCTgaggaggccgcggcggcagcagcgtggcaggagcagcagtgcgacaccgttgcggcgttcgacgcctcgacgggacaagaggcgcgacggcgccggtaccgggaggagatggagcagcgatGGGCTGACGAGCGCCGGCGCCAGCGCGATGAGAGGCAGGCGCTGTTCCGTGAACGGCGTGActcgatcgagcgccggcggcgtggTCGATCGAGCTCcgcagcggcgacggcggaggagcgtcgatagcgggaggcggcgcttacggcgctatgggggaggcgggcggagcgattggcggcggccgacgcgtttgcggcggcgatgatggaggcgccaacagatgtggaggaggaggcgccaatggaggaggaggaggccgaggcggaggagaccgaggtggaggacggcgacgacgagttcgaccggtccgacgacgacgcccgcacccggacgagacggccgatcagcaacgcgccctcgtcgagtccttcgagtcggagaagaagctccaggacgacgcccgtgccctcgaagaggcgcatattcgtcgcgccatcgagctctccctccaggcggcgcagcaggggacggcggaggacgcgcggcgggagcggcaccgtctggccaccgccgaacgcaaggagaggaggcgcgcgcaggaggagctgcggcgtaggggaggcgacgacggggcggggccgtcgaacgcgccgccgggcggtcagtagtctaggtttagatgaaatctagccgttttcattcaaactttgtaatatataatcaaaattgaataaaaacctttattttcgtgcacaaatattcatttgggggcggcgtttgggggacgcggctggggagcgacgtcccccaaacgcggcacgaacaaaacacgtcccccaaacgctcgatccggcgcggtttgggggacggtttgggggacgcgactggagatgctcttagttgcaTCTCCACTTAAATATTTAAGTACTAACTGACAGTAGCTTATGTAGTTTGGCATTGTTATCTAGCTAGGTTCTACAAAAGCCTAAGCAACTCTATATATACCAAGCATGCATGGAGCTTTATGATTATATTCTTTAAAGAAGAAACAAAATTTTGTTCGAAGCAAGCAATCCCACTTATGCTGATTCCAATTCCAGTAGCCTTACCTGCAAGTCTACTTCATATATTATTTAAAATTTTGTTAACATGTCAGGTTAAAGAACCTTATGAGCGAAGGATCGCAATGATGCCTCTATGGCTCTATATGCATACACATGTAACCCTGGCAAACCGAAAGGCGCATCTAGATTTGCATTGTCAGATCGAATTACCCTTTTCCTATATCACACTGTTTGTAAAGCTAGCTGGCTCCTTTGCTTTGCTTTGCTTTTGTTCCTCTCTTGTGCTAGCTTTCCCTTGCACTGGCTCTCTAGAGTGAGTCCAGAGTAGAATCCATCATCATCATTTTGTAATAAATATTCATATAAAGATATGTATGCTTGCACATATATTCTTGTTCCATTTCAATTTCTTCTTTAATTAGCGTAGCTTAGCTAGGGAATCGATAGAGATGAGAATTAAGCCCAGTAGGATGGATTAGATCGATCGAAACCGGTATCATGACACTAGCTAGGTAGACAATATATATTCGCGAGATTAGAATCTAGGCAAAGCGATGCTGCTTTCTTTTTCTCTGTCGGACAAGAGGTAGTGGACGCATGCCGTCTTTTCACTCCCGGAGAATATGCAAATATGCATGTAGTGATGATTTCTGTACTCTAATACTCACATGAGGACTTGGTTCCAGAGGTGGCTCTCGGCGGCTGCTGCTGCGGCGGCCGAGGAGTCGTCCATGCTGATGCCGGAGTGGTTGGTGGTGGAGGTGTTGGTGTAGGAGGTCTGCATGGTGGCGTTGGAGGCCGACATGtcgtcttccgcgccggaagaggACGTCCGGTGCTGCTGCTGATGCTGTTGGTGGCCGAACGGAGGCCATCGTTGCGCAGCGGCGACAGGTGGTGGCGGCCAGGCCGGGGTAGTGGAGTAAGGATTCATGTCGCGCCACCAGGTGGCCGATGATGGTGGGTGCGGCGGCGCAGGCGGTGAGCTCGCGACGGAGGCCTCGGAGCTCTCCTGGGCCATGCACTGCATGCACGACGTACGTGCTTGGTGCAAGCTAGGGAATTAATCAAGCTTGGGCGGGCGTGTGGCTGGGTAGTAGGGAGTTGGGAATGAAGGAGAGGAGAGAGGGAGGAGGAATTTGGCTTTGTCTAGAGGGGTGATAGGAGTTCGTGGGTGTCTGCTCTGCTGGGAGCTTTTTAAAGGAGGGGATGGCTACGCTGGGGGTGATGTCACACTCTGGAATAGTCTCTGTCTTTGGACATCTCAATCCTTTTGGGGATCTGGTTAAGCAATGGGCGGGCGTCACCATTAGTCTACCTATCTAGTGAGCGAGTTGTAGTACGAAAGAATGTCTTTCTGGCTGCTACGTGGGTGTGCTAGCCTACATAGCTTTGAGTTAAGGCTGCGAAAAATAGCTCTGTTCGTTAACCTCGAACTATGTATGTATTTCGAGAGGAGCAAAATGCACCGACAGTCTATGAACTTGGATGGGATGTGCACTTTATTAGCACATAACCTGGCAGATTCTGCCGCCACCTGGGTTGCAAGTTCAGTACGACTGAGGCCAAGCTCGCAAGAATATCGTCACGTTAGCTATGACAATAATACTAAGAAACCCTTATCAAACATGTCACATAGGGTTTATGAGAACCCTTCCGGATAGTAATAATCGCATGCGGCTAGCCCTTAGGATGACAATCTCACTTTGAGGATCGGTGGTGAGTTTATTTGTTCAGCAAGGGGCTCGGGTCAACAGGTTTGGATCAAAGACACGATATAGATGATGAAAAGCTTCTTTCAGACTTCATATTGGCTGTAACCACATGAGTGTACAAGGATTTATAAGGTAAACTTGACGGGCTCACTACTAGGAAATCcatcttctgtggcgcaccattttcagcttctgtggcgcatatgccatgcgccacagaagtcaCACGACATAtatttatttctgtggcgcatgtcgggatgcgccacagaattctggcGCATGGGgtaacatgcgccacagaaaggatgaacattctgtggcgcatattggaGGACGCGCCACATAATTGTGCACCGGATTATGTGGCGCATCTTCCAATATGCGCCACAAAATTGGTTTTTTTAGGATTTTCGAATTTCTTGCATTTCAGTACTATATCCAGATATTATACAGGAAATATATAGTACTATACAGGAAATATACATAGAAGATCCAGAAATACAAGGAGAATACATTTTATACGCGAAATGACATGATACACTCACAAATGTTCATCATTACATCATTTAGAGCCAAATTATTACACAAGTGTTCATTATCTCACATTATAAATGTTCACATGTCTTAGTCACCACCTAGACTAAAGTAAAATAGAGTACAACCGCGGTGCCGATGAGTAAGAGGGGGACCAAGAACTTCAGCCGGTTCGTCTTCTTCCCCAGGTGTCTCCTCCATTGTGCTACCGCCTCCTCTCTAGTCGCGTATTCCTTGTAGTTGTTCCTGCTGAACTTATGCACATGTTGGTGATAGTCCTGCCACTCCTCGTAGACACCTGGAACCCGACCCTTGTACACAACGTACGTCGGCATCTCTAttgacaaggcatattagtatatcatATTAGTACATCATGCATATATGTTGATAAATATTAGAGCAAAGCATTCATAAACGTAACAGATAACATTGATGACAATCAGAGAACAAAGACCACATATAGTAAAGTTGAAAACAACAACAACGACCGTTTAGAGGTAGGTAAGTTAAGTTtgcgacacacacacacacgacgACGTCCATCGATACACACAAACCGATGAAGATAGTACTTAGAGTTTATGACCCACACACGACGTGTACCATCGATACACACACTAAGTCAAGGAGCAATGGCCTCGCAGGGCTCCGGGAACGCCTTATACAAATCTTTCGTCGTCCTCGTTCTAATGTCACCCTGCGCTTTGAGGCGTTCTTCGATGTCCCTCCTACATAACACTCTACCCTGGTGTAagagcccccccccccctatgATGACATCTTCAATGATGACATGTGATAACTTGACCTGGGTAGCATGGAAGTCTTATCTAAGATCATCATCGTCGATCTGCGCCAACTTTTCGGCCCATCCTCGGAGAACAGATGGCAGCATTAAGTTCTGGCTATCCTGGACAAACCCTTTAAAGGTGATGCATGACGTAGAAGGCCTCCTTCACGCAGCCAGCCGACTGCTTGACACATGGGAACTTGAGCACGTGCTTGAAATTGTGTTTGCCATCGTCTGTGAGACATTCTGTAATGTCCCAggattagagacgatcgaggggtagattttagaaagggatgtgcattgcatcgtaaattctggtgaaatttcgcgtttttaaaacaaaactgcatcgaagggggacaagtttctctttcgacaccttacagggttagggtttcgagagtgcgacaaacttgtttcttaTTCAATTAGGTTAgggtttgagaagagaggagaggtattgcatcacaacttaagttgcatgattgaattcaaacctaagttgactttgaatttcaaattcaaacatcaaataaatatctcataattcaattgtgaggaaattcattaagtaaattataaataataaacaatatgaacaattaaaataaagtaaagctcattagagaaaactttgagctttattgataaatacacaagatacattgtctttacaatattcacaattgaaataaaagaataattacaacacattacaagaatttgcataaatagaaaaggaaaaagaaatgAAAATTACAATTCAATGAACAATTCTAAACTACAAGCT
This region of Lolium perenne isolate Kyuss_39 chromosome 2, Kyuss_2.0, whole genome shotgun sequence genomic DNA includes:
- the LOC127333644 gene encoding uncharacterized protein, with protein sequence MQCMAQESSEASVASSPPAPPHPPSSATWWRDMNPYSTTPAWPPPPVAAAQRWPPFGHQQHQQQHRTSSSGAEDDMSASNATMQTSYTNTSTTNHSGISMDDSSAAAAAAAESHLWNQVLMGAGGEVGRSMQAVHDAHDDSENFLDLLNSRTLAPELFAEPPACDYLKKMEYSGSHGGGGPWPDVHQFNAANMEKHLAGAGYVNALAHHHGAPERLTANLSDLVSNWSIAPPNPCHTDGSHLQGRVGQCDDAADMGHGGAKALFLDSSGNVKHEMGGHAAMLQEAARSSSTSSQDFTRPIGLGYSSMLGLSNRMYGGGGGDAALEVQWGSNNNGGDARSLSDLISFGGAMGKPAPSASPARASSAEYSNKKQVQDISSPAKTNSGSGKAASSEGKKKRSEEEKGSSEGNAKKSKHEASSPTSSSLKAQVPKVKLGDKITALQQIVSPFGKTDTASVLYEAINYIKWLHEQVQLLSDPYMKSSSSKDYNPWGGLERKEKAEAEADLRSRGLCLVPVSCTPQVYRDSNGPDYWTPPYRSCLYR